One genomic region from Epinephelus moara isolate mb chromosome 8, YSFRI_EMoa_1.0, whole genome shotgun sequence encodes:
- the pheta1 gene encoding sesquipedalian-1: MKLNERSVAHYATCDSPPDKTGFLFKKGERNTAYHRRWFVLKGNMLFYFEERDSREPIGVIVLEGCTVELCESAEEFAFAIKFDCAKARVYKMAAENQAAMESWVKALSRASFDYMRLVVKELERQLEEIQEAAGGGSVGAGVGSLQGRPKHSKRNQVARPRSGASSSSSSSSSLSSSSSSAPPMSGPFSTQKSLQDEVQLISDGSKENGVAWSKPPVALANGFVEGASSCVAWEACADSGNNTMIGYGGDGVRAPPVPPRRRGASLESPVSPGTGCFSKLHDWYGKEVEELRVQWLQSQ, encoded by the coding sequence ATGAAGCTAAATGAACGCAGCGTGGCGCACTACGCCACCTGTGACTCACCACCAGACAAAactggcttcctgtttaaaaagggcgaGCGTAACACAGCGTATCACCGGCGCTGGTTTGTCCTGAAAGGTAACATGCTCTTTTATTTTGAGGAGCGTGACAGCCGAGAGCCCATCGGTGTCATCGTCCTTGAAGGATGCACCGTGGAGCTGTGTGAGTCAGCCGAGGAGTTCGCCTTCGCCATCAAGTTTGACTGTGCCAAAGCACGGGTGTACAAGATGGCTGCTGAGAACCAAGCAGCCATGGAGTCGTGGGTGAAGGCTTTGTCAAGGGCAAGCTTTGACTACATGAGGCTGGTGGTGAAGGAGCTGGAGAGGCAGCTGGAGGAGATCCAGGAGGCTGCGGGAGGCGGCAGTGTCGGGGCCGGAGTGGGAAGCCTGCAGGGCAGGCCTAAGCACTCTAAGCGAAACCAGGTGGCTCGGCCCAGGTCTGGAGcatcctcttcttcatcatcgtcatcttccttgtcatcatcatcatcaagtgCTCCTCCCATGTCAGGCCCCTTCTCTACCCAGAAGAGCCTCCAGGATGAGGTGCAGCTCATCTCTGATGGTTCCAAGGAGAATGGAGTTGCGTGGAGTAAACCACCAGTTGCCTTGGCTAATGGCTTTGTTGAAGGAGCGTCGTCCTGTGTGGCCTGGGAAGCCTGTGCAGACTCTGGGAATAACACTATGATTGGTTACGGGGGTGATGGAGTGAGGGCTCCACCAGTGCCACCCAGGAGAAGAGGAGCATCTCTGGAAAGCCCCGTCTCCCCGGGCACtggctgcttctccaaactccATGACTGGTACGGCAAAGAGGTGGAGGAACTGAGAGTGCAGTGGCTGCAGAGCCAGTGA